A window of Ranitomeya variabilis isolate aRanVar5 chromosome 2, aRanVar5.hap1, whole genome shotgun sequence contains these coding sequences:
- the LOC143803899 gene encoding uncharacterized protein LOC143803899 encodes MKLLPKAEPATLRKDKEEKTNTISLYTSWESVLYDGCVCTKNVLLCCRCRIVREAAAAAACLRFFLLSRSLRSPRLLGPPQKNRQNQQRLWHTEDTRGRRFLAVCRLHNCQCPSQRAKKKKRIVVDEEPLTIHNETLINLVEANPSIWDQRDSSHHDIVKNRKLWDQIISHFDPRYMEKSSTSKKKIADAVHTRWKSIRDRFVRDYRNSQNPPSGSGAKRVTPYVHYEQLLFLQKTVSQRSTICSTAAPRQAEELEPSPLEPSQQTGTEDVSVISEPRSGERSTVALGVSAR; translated from the exons ATGAAACTTTTGCCTAAGGCTGAACCAGCAACATTAAGAAAAGACAAGGAGGAAAAAACAAATACC atatctctgtatacatcatgggagtctgtattgtacgacggatgtgtgtgtactaaaaatgtattgctttgttgcagatgtcggatagtgagggaagcagcagcagcagcagcgtgtctgcggttttttcttctcagtcg gagtcttcggagcccgaggctgctaggccccccccaaaaaaacaggcaaaaccaacaaag gttgtggcacacggaggacacaagaggaagaaggttcctcgccgtctgtcgtctccacaactgccagtg tccaagtcagcgagccaaaaaaaaaaaaaggattgtggttgatgaagagccgttgaccattcacaatgagacactgatcaaccttgtggaagccaacccctcaatatgggaccaaagagacagctcccaccatgacatagtaaagaaccggaagttgtgggatcaaattatctctcacttcgatccccgatacatggagaagtcgtcaacctcaaagaaaaaaattg cggatgcggtccatacccgttggaaatcaataagggaccgctttgtccgtgactaccggaatagTCAAAATCCACCAAGTGGATCAGGtgccaaacgggtgaccccgtatgtgcattacgagcaattgctctttcttcaaaaaacagtgtctcagcgctc cacgatatgcagtaccgccgcgcctagacaggcagaagaactggagccatctccactggaaccaagtcagcagacgggcactgaagacgtctctgtcatcagcgagccacgatctggggagagaagcactgtggctttaggtgtgagtgcccg atga